Proteins encoded within one genomic window of Dromaius novaehollandiae isolate bDroNov1 chromosome 7, bDroNov1.hap1, whole genome shotgun sequence:
- the CD28 gene encoding T-cell-specific surface glycoprotein CD28, protein MLLGILVALCFLPAAHATENKILVAQHPLLTVENKTATLVCNYTYNGTGKEFRASLHKGTDSAAEVCFVSWNMTKISSNSNKEFNCKGIHDKDKVIFKLWNMTANQTDIYFCKIEVMYPPPYVYNEKSNGTVIHVTETPIQIQEPQSASSYWIMVAVTGVLAFYSTLITAVFINYWQKSKEKMYHQSDYMNMTPRHPPYQKNKGYPSYAPTRDYTAYRSWQP, encoded by the exons ATGCTCCTGGGGATCCTCGTGGCGCTCTGCTTCCTCCCGGCCGCTCATGCAACAG AAAACAAGATTTTAGTGGCTCAGCATCCTTTGCTCactgtagaaaacaaaacagcGACTCTGGTCTGCAACTACACGTACAATGGGACGGGGAAGGAGTTCCGAGCTTCGCTGCACAAGGGCACAGACAGTGCAGCTGAGGTCTGCTTTGTCTCATGGAACATGACCAAAATTAGCAGTAATTCAAATAAAGAATTCAACTGCAAGGGCATTCATGATAAAGACAAAGTAATCTTCAAACTTTGGAATATGACTGCCAACCAAACCGACATTTACTTCTGCAAAATCGAGGTCATGTATCCACCCCCATATGTCTACAACGAGAAGAGCAATGGGACCGTCATTCATGTGACAG AGACACCCATCCAAATACAAGAGCCTCAGTCTGCAAGCTCTTACTGGATTATGGTGGCAGTGACTGGAGTTCTTGCTTTCTACAGTACGCTAATAACTGCAGTCTTCATTAACTACTGG caaaaaagcaaggagaaaatgtATCATCAGAGTGACTACATGAACATGACTCCCCGGCATCCACCTTACCAGAAGAACAAGGGTTACCCGTCCTACGCGCCCACGCGAGACTACACTGCATACCGCTCCTGGCAGCCGTGA